In the Ostrinia nubilalis chromosome 7, ilOstNubi1.1, whole genome shotgun sequence genome, one interval contains:
- the LOC135073331 gene encoding uncharacterized protein LOC135073331 isoform X3, protein MQRCPYIHEMKERLLGAPVEGADPRPSDPREVPDPRDGPYLRDGPYPREPLRDLADSQVGTIVKLNSDGYGSHTSPARAPLVTDECDAPADEMDALSPTDAVLRYRACCQPDTTPKNAKTSLFIISSFIYAKLLVVVCIAYVISDVITHNLPLYYYEGFFTYLYGMSILFLLYVFCFLLQESACCSGSPPKPKPPPKEKKPKKEKENKTKDKEGKEAKDAKEGKDGKKDAKKDGKKKDKEKEKDAGKEKPTKESKKQSQFQEVYPRKMRDKVRQQQLQIQMAQLYATEQQQDIVELEAGPVARPIRRRKTSQNDHSHGSFFLRIGAIAFGLGTMIYNGLEFGTFFELPQVSPCYLILKGINPVLQMVFTFMQMYFIFMNSRLNIHRFKVIARFGLMHVVATNICVWIRTLVLESLKEITDYHVKNPLGVPGEGVLGKVIRKHTLRHSGKVYGITTAATTAASTVMSTVKSAGEQILNVVTSTTAEPTTTSTMSTTTTTPSPYFNMGGGFGTKSKIIDTIKSTIGYNNGMGFPRESKDAWPNDNPFTTTSTVATPLTTEGDKVSQNPTAMLEVFQWLSSTFKPIVSTMSTPSTGSYVTDNDEWANSVETYRVDEPPHVPANNSTEIFESFDNLNPAALIANIDNTTVCGRDPIMGTIVSDSAPYLYPFIIEYSLIGAAVIYVMWKHIGRYPSVANDEDLERRLEAVLSRRAAALAAAQRGNRVDCAGASKGLFCGLLLLVASLICLILFFVLIRHQDLKRLSIYLADVSHCALMILSILAILIGFIRVQSLKFRSEEQSDLNDILLRVSAFGLFVYAVFSVIAGGMGAFTHEPNLLVMITGCLSVLQVVLQLLFIADVSRRRVHLPEQERSKPARQAVTFLLICNVTMWLIYTFEAQKVLANPVQLDFYGFVAWSLVQRFTLPLCIFHRFHSAVTLAEIWKTSYKARLE, encoded by the exons ATGCAGCGTTGCCCCTACATCCACGAGATGAAGGAGCGACTGCTGGGCGCGCCGGTGGAAGGAGCTGACCCGCGGCCGTCGGACCCGCGAGAGGTGCCCGACCCACGAGACGGGCCGTATCTACGAGACGGGCCATACCCAAGAGAACCATTACGCGACCTCGCGGATTCGCAGGTCGGCACTATCGTCAAA CTGAATTCCGACGGGTATGGGTCGCATACGtcgccggcgcgcgcgccgctcgtCACGGACGAGTGCGATGCGCCGGCCGACGAGATGGACGCCCTGAGTCCCACCGATGCGGTGCTGAGGTACCGGGCTTGCTGCCAACCTGACACGACCCCTAAGAACGCCAA AACGTCGCTGTTCATCATATCGAGTTTCATCTACGCGAAGCTTTTAGTAGTGGTATGCATTGCTTACGTCATCAGCGACGTCATCACACACAACCTGCCCCTGTACTACTACGAAGGCTTCTTCACCTACCTGTATGGCATGAGCATATTGTTTTTGTTGTACGTCTTCTGCTTCCTGCTTCAAG AAAGTGCATGCTGCAGCGGTAGTCCACCAAAACCCAAGCCACCGCCGAAAGAGAAGAAACCCAAGAAGGAAAAGGAAAATAAAACCAAAGACAAAGAAGGGAAAGAAGCTAAAGATGCAAAGGAAGGAAAGGATGGCAAGAAGGACGCGAAAAAAGATGGCAAGAAAAAAGATAAGGAAAAGGAAAAAGACGCTGGCAAAGAAAAACCTACCAAAGAATCGAAGAAGCAGAGCCAGTTTCAG GAGGTGTATCCCCGTAAGATGCGTGATAAAGTTCGTCAACAGCAATTGCAAATACAAATGGCGCAATTATATGCGACCGAACAG CAACAAGACATCGTGGAGTTGGAGGCTGGACCAGTTGCTAGACCAATCCGAAGACGGAAGACTTCGCAAAATGACCACAGCCATGGAAGTTTCTTCCTTAGAATTGGAGCTATCG CTTTCGGCCTGGGTACTATGATTTATAATGGTTTGGAGTTCGGAACATTCTTCGAGCTACCACAGGTGTCTCCCTGCTATCTTATTTTGAAAGGCATCAATCCTGTCTTGCAGATGGTCTTTACTTTCATgcaaatgtatttcattttcatgaaTTCTCGA CTGAACATCCACCGTTTCAAAGTGATTGCTCGGTTCGGTCTGATGCACGTCGTTGCTACTAACATCTGTGTTTGGATTAGAACATTGGTTCTTGAATCCCTGAAGGAGATCACAGACTACCACGTGAAAAATCCTCTGGGTGTCCCAGGCGAAGGTGTTCTTGGAA AAGTCATCCGCAAGCATACTCTCAGGCACTCTGGTAAAGTTTACGGTATCACTACAGCAGCGACTACGGCCGCTTCCACAGTAATGAGTACCGTGAAATCTGCTGGTGAGCAAATCCTGAACGTTGTAACATCCACAACTGCTGAGCCTACCACTACGTCAACAATGTCCACCACAA CGACTACTCCTTCACCGTACTTTAATATGGGTGGTGGGTTCGGTACTAAATCGAAAATAATCGACACTATAAAAAGTACTATCGGTTACAACAATGGGATGGGATTCCCTCGCGAATCCAAAGATGCGTGGCCAAACGATAATCCTTTCACTACTACCTCCACTGTAGCCACACCATTAACAACTGAGGGTGATAAAGTGTCTCAAAATCCGACAGCCATGCTGGAGGTTTTCCAGTGGCTTTCTTCTACTTTCAAACCGATTGTAAGCACCATGTCAACACCCTCTACTGGATCCTACGTAACTGATAATGATGAATGGGCCAATAGTGTCGAAACGTATCGCGTAGATGAACCACCACACGTGCCAG CTAACAACTCGACCGAGATTTTTGAATCTTTTGATAATCTGAACCCAGCTGCATTGATCGCCAACATTGATAATACCACCGTGTGCGGGAGAGACCCAATTATGGGCACTATAGTATCTGACTCGGCTCCTTATCTCTACCCCTTCATCATCGAGTATTCGCTCATCGGAGCCGCCGTGATCTACGTCATGTGGAAGCATATTGGTCGCTATCCCAG TGTGGCCAACGATGAAGATCTGGAAAGACGTCTGGAGGCTGTTCTCTCCCGCAGGGCGGCAGCACTAGCGGCGGCTCAGCGCGGCAATCGGGTGGACTGCGCTGGCGCATCCAAAGGCCTCTTCTGTGGACTCTTGCTTCTGGTCGCCTCGTTGATCTGCTTGATCCTCTTCTTCGTCCTTATCAGACACCAAGATTTGAAACGCCTCTCGATTTACTTGGCAGATGTATCGCACTGTGCTCTGATGATTCTATCAATATTGGCGATTCTGATTGGATTTATACG GGTGCAATCTCTGAAGTTCCGTTCGGAGGAGCAGTCGGATCTGAATGACATTCTGCTGCGCGTGTCGGCCTTCGGACTCTTCGTGTACGCTGTCTTTAGCGTGATCGCTGGTGGAATGGGCGCCTTCACTCATGAACCGAACCTGCTCGTTATGATCACTGGATGTCTGAGCGTGCTTCAG GTGGTCCTTCAACTGCTGTTCATCGCTGACGTATCCCGGCGTCGTGTCCACCTCCCGGAGCAAGAGCGCAGCAAGCCCGCTCGCCAGGCCGTTACCTTCCTCCTCATCTGCAATGTTACTATGTGGCTCATCTACACCTTCGAGGCACAAAAAGTTCTCGCTAACCCT GTGCAACTGGACTTCTACGGCTTCGTCGCCTGGTCTCTCGTTCAGCGCTTCACTCTGCCACTTTGCATTTTCCATCGCTTCCACTCAGCTGTGACCCTAGCTGAAATATGGAAGACCAGCTACAAAGCGCGTCTGGAGTGA
- the LOC135073331 gene encoding proton channel OtopLc isoform X4 encodes MQRCPYIHEMKERLLGAPVEGADPRPSDPREVPDPRDGPYLRDGPYPREPLRDLADSQVGTIVKLNSDGYGSHTSPARAPLVTDECDAPADEMDALSPTDAVLRYRACCQPDTTPKNAKTSLFIISSFIYAKLLVVVCIAYVISDVITHNLPLYYYEGFFTYLYGMSILFLLYVFCFLLQESACCSGSPPKPKPPPKEKKPKKEKENKTKDKEGKEAKDAKEGKDGKKDAKKDGKKKDKEKEKDAGKEKPTKESKKQSQFQQQDIVELEAGPVARPIRRRKTSQNDHSHGSFFLRIGAIAFGLGTMIYNGLEFGTFFELPQVSPCYLILKGINPVLQMVFTFMQMYFIFMNSRLNIHRFKVIARFGLMHVVATNICVWIRTLVLESLKEITDYHVKNPLGVPGEGVLGKVIRKHTLRHSGKVYGITTAATTAASTVMSTVKSAGEQILNVVTSTTAEPTTTSTMSTTTTTPSPYFNMGGGFGTKSKIIDTIKSTIGYNNGMGFPRESKDAWPNDNPFTTTSTVATPLTTEGDKVSQNPTAMLEVFQWLSSTFKPIVSTMSTPSTGSYVTDNDEWANSVETYRVDEPPHVPANNSTEIFESFDNLNPAALIANIDNTTVCGRDPIMGTIVSDSAPYLYPFIIEYSLIGAAVIYVMWKHIGRYPSVANDEDLERRLEAVLSRRAAALAAAQRGNRVDCAGASKGLFCGLLLLVASLICLILFFVLIRHQDLKRLSIYLADVSHCALMILSILAILIGFIRGRVLKWSSSPPSCTEPLRRVQSLKFRSEEQSDLNDILLRVSAFGLFVYAVFSVIAGGMGAFTHEPNLLVMITGCLSVLQVVLQLLFIADVSRRRVHLPEQERSKPARQAVTFLLICNVTMWLIYTFEAQKVLANPVQLDFYGFVAWSLVQRFTLPLCIFHRFHSAVTLAEIWKTSYKARLE; translated from the exons ATGCAGCGTTGCCCCTACATCCACGAGATGAAGGAGCGACTGCTGGGCGCGCCGGTGGAAGGAGCTGACCCGCGGCCGTCGGACCCGCGAGAGGTGCCCGACCCACGAGACGGGCCGTATCTACGAGACGGGCCATACCCAAGAGAACCATTACGCGACCTCGCGGATTCGCAGGTCGGCACTATCGTCAAA CTGAATTCCGACGGGTATGGGTCGCATACGtcgccggcgcgcgcgccgctcgtCACGGACGAGTGCGATGCGCCGGCCGACGAGATGGACGCCCTGAGTCCCACCGATGCGGTGCTGAGGTACCGGGCTTGCTGCCAACCTGACACGACCCCTAAGAACGCCAA AACGTCGCTGTTCATCATATCGAGTTTCATCTACGCGAAGCTTTTAGTAGTGGTATGCATTGCTTACGTCATCAGCGACGTCATCACACACAACCTGCCCCTGTACTACTACGAAGGCTTCTTCACCTACCTGTATGGCATGAGCATATTGTTTTTGTTGTACGTCTTCTGCTTCCTGCTTCAAG AAAGTGCATGCTGCAGCGGTAGTCCACCAAAACCCAAGCCACCGCCGAAAGAGAAGAAACCCAAGAAGGAAAAGGAAAATAAAACCAAAGACAAAGAAGGGAAAGAAGCTAAAGATGCAAAGGAAGGAAAGGATGGCAAGAAGGACGCGAAAAAAGATGGCAAGAAAAAAGATAAGGAAAAGGAAAAAGACGCTGGCAAAGAAAAACCTACCAAAGAATCGAAGAAGCAGAGCCAGTTTCAG CAACAAGACATCGTGGAGTTGGAGGCTGGACCAGTTGCTAGACCAATCCGAAGACGGAAGACTTCGCAAAATGACCACAGCCATGGAAGTTTCTTCCTTAGAATTGGAGCTATCG CTTTCGGCCTGGGTACTATGATTTATAATGGTTTGGAGTTCGGAACATTCTTCGAGCTACCACAGGTGTCTCCCTGCTATCTTATTTTGAAAGGCATCAATCCTGTCTTGCAGATGGTCTTTACTTTCATgcaaatgtatttcattttcatgaaTTCTCGA CTGAACATCCACCGTTTCAAAGTGATTGCTCGGTTCGGTCTGATGCACGTCGTTGCTACTAACATCTGTGTTTGGATTAGAACATTGGTTCTTGAATCCCTGAAGGAGATCACAGACTACCACGTGAAAAATCCTCTGGGTGTCCCAGGCGAAGGTGTTCTTGGAA AAGTCATCCGCAAGCATACTCTCAGGCACTCTGGTAAAGTTTACGGTATCACTACAGCAGCGACTACGGCCGCTTCCACAGTAATGAGTACCGTGAAATCTGCTGGTGAGCAAATCCTGAACGTTGTAACATCCACAACTGCTGAGCCTACCACTACGTCAACAATGTCCACCACAA CGACTACTCCTTCACCGTACTTTAATATGGGTGGTGGGTTCGGTACTAAATCGAAAATAATCGACACTATAAAAAGTACTATCGGTTACAACAATGGGATGGGATTCCCTCGCGAATCCAAAGATGCGTGGCCAAACGATAATCCTTTCACTACTACCTCCACTGTAGCCACACCATTAACAACTGAGGGTGATAAAGTGTCTCAAAATCCGACAGCCATGCTGGAGGTTTTCCAGTGGCTTTCTTCTACTTTCAAACCGATTGTAAGCACCATGTCAACACCCTCTACTGGATCCTACGTAACTGATAATGATGAATGGGCCAATAGTGTCGAAACGTATCGCGTAGATGAACCACCACACGTGCCAG CTAACAACTCGACCGAGATTTTTGAATCTTTTGATAATCTGAACCCAGCTGCATTGATCGCCAACATTGATAATACCACCGTGTGCGGGAGAGACCCAATTATGGGCACTATAGTATCTGACTCGGCTCCTTATCTCTACCCCTTCATCATCGAGTATTCGCTCATCGGAGCCGCCGTGATCTACGTCATGTGGAAGCATATTGGTCGCTATCCCAG TGTGGCCAACGATGAAGATCTGGAAAGACGTCTGGAGGCTGTTCTCTCCCGCAGGGCGGCAGCACTAGCGGCGGCTCAGCGCGGCAATCGGGTGGACTGCGCTGGCGCATCCAAAGGCCTCTTCTGTGGACTCTTGCTTCTGGTCGCCTCGTTGATCTGCTTGATCCTCTTCTTCGTCCTTATCAGACACCAAGATTTGAAACGCCTCTCGATTTACTTGGCAGATGTATCGCACTGTGCTCTGATGATTCTATCAATATTGGCGATTCTGATTGGATTTATACG TGGTCGTGTATTGAAATGGAGCTCTAGTCCCCCCTCCTGTACCGAGCCTCTTCGCAGGGTGCAATCTCTGAAGTTCCGTTCGGAGGAGCAGTCGGATCTGAATGACATTCTGCTGCGCGTGTCGGCCTTCGGACTCTTCGTGTACGCTGTCTTTAGCGTGATCGCTGGTGGAATGGGCGCCTTCACTCATGAACCGAACCTGCTCGTTATGATCACTGGATGTCTGAGCGTGCTTCAG GTGGTCCTTCAACTGCTGTTCATCGCTGACGTATCCCGGCGTCGTGTCCACCTCCCGGAGCAAGAGCGCAGCAAGCCCGCTCGCCAGGCCGTTACCTTCCTCCTCATCTGCAATGTTACTATGTGGCTCATCTACACCTTCGAGGCACAAAAAGTTCTCGCTAACCCT GTGCAACTGGACTTCTACGGCTTCGTCGCCTGGTCTCTCGTTCAGCGCTTCACTCTGCCACTTTGCATTTTCCATCGCTTCCACTCAGCTGTGACCCTAGCTGAAATATGGAAGACCAGCTACAAAGCGCGTCTGGAGTGA
- the LOC135073331 gene encoding proton channel OtopLc isoform X8 — MQRCPYIHEMKERLLGAPVEGADPRPSDPREVPDPRDGPYLRDGPYPREPLRDLADSQVGTIVKLNSDGYGSHTSPARAPLVTDECDAPADEMDALSPTDAVLRYRACCQPDTTPKNAKTSLFIISSFIYAKLLVVVCIAYVISDVITHNLPLYYYEGFFTYLYGMSILFLLYVFCFLLQESACCSGSPPKPKPPPKEKKPKKEKENKTKDKEGKEAKDAKEGKDGKKDAKKDGKKKDKEKEKDAGKEKPTKESKKQSQFQEVYPRKMRDKVRQQQLQIQMAQLYATEQQQDIVELEAGPVARPIRRRKTSQNDHSHGSFFLRIGAIAFGLGTMIYNGLEFGTFFELPQVSPCYLILKGINPVLQMVFTFMQMYFIFMNSRLNIHRFKVIARFGLMHVVATNICVWIRTLVLESLKEITDYHVKNPLGVPGEGVLGTNNSTEIFESFDNLNPAALIANIDNTTVCGRDPIMGTIVSDSAPYLYPFIIEYSLIGAAVIYVMWKHIGRYPSVANDEDLERRLEAVLSRRAAALAAAQRGNRVDCAGASKGLFCGLLLLVASLICLILFFVLIRHQDLKRLSIYLADVSHCALMILSILAILIGFIRGRVLKWSSSPPSCTEPLRRVQSLKFRSEEQSDLNDILLRVSAFGLFVYAVFSVIAGGMGAFTHEPNLLVMITGCLSVLQVVLQLLFIADVSRRRVHLPEQERSKPARQAVTFLLICNVTMWLIYTFEAQKVLANPVQLDFYGFVAWSLVQRFTLPLCIFHRFHSAVTLAEIWKTSYKARLE, encoded by the exons ATGCAGCGTTGCCCCTACATCCACGAGATGAAGGAGCGACTGCTGGGCGCGCCGGTGGAAGGAGCTGACCCGCGGCCGTCGGACCCGCGAGAGGTGCCCGACCCACGAGACGGGCCGTATCTACGAGACGGGCCATACCCAAGAGAACCATTACGCGACCTCGCGGATTCGCAGGTCGGCACTATCGTCAAA CTGAATTCCGACGGGTATGGGTCGCATACGtcgccggcgcgcgcgccgctcgtCACGGACGAGTGCGATGCGCCGGCCGACGAGATGGACGCCCTGAGTCCCACCGATGCGGTGCTGAGGTACCGGGCTTGCTGCCAACCTGACACGACCCCTAAGAACGCCAA AACGTCGCTGTTCATCATATCGAGTTTCATCTACGCGAAGCTTTTAGTAGTGGTATGCATTGCTTACGTCATCAGCGACGTCATCACACACAACCTGCCCCTGTACTACTACGAAGGCTTCTTCACCTACCTGTATGGCATGAGCATATTGTTTTTGTTGTACGTCTTCTGCTTCCTGCTTCAAG AAAGTGCATGCTGCAGCGGTAGTCCACCAAAACCCAAGCCACCGCCGAAAGAGAAGAAACCCAAGAAGGAAAAGGAAAATAAAACCAAAGACAAAGAAGGGAAAGAAGCTAAAGATGCAAAGGAAGGAAAGGATGGCAAGAAGGACGCGAAAAAAGATGGCAAGAAAAAAGATAAGGAAAAGGAAAAAGACGCTGGCAAAGAAAAACCTACCAAAGAATCGAAGAAGCAGAGCCAGTTTCAG GAGGTGTATCCCCGTAAGATGCGTGATAAAGTTCGTCAACAGCAATTGCAAATACAAATGGCGCAATTATATGCGACCGAACAG CAACAAGACATCGTGGAGTTGGAGGCTGGACCAGTTGCTAGACCAATCCGAAGACGGAAGACTTCGCAAAATGACCACAGCCATGGAAGTTTCTTCCTTAGAATTGGAGCTATCG CTTTCGGCCTGGGTACTATGATTTATAATGGTTTGGAGTTCGGAACATTCTTCGAGCTACCACAGGTGTCTCCCTGCTATCTTATTTTGAAAGGCATCAATCCTGTCTTGCAGATGGTCTTTACTTTCATgcaaatgtatttcattttcatgaaTTCTCGA CTGAACATCCACCGTTTCAAAGTGATTGCTCGGTTCGGTCTGATGCACGTCGTTGCTACTAACATCTGTGTTTGGATTAGAACATTGGTTCTTGAATCCCTGAAGGAGATCACAGACTACCACGTGAAAAATCCTCTGGGTGTCCCAGGCGAAGGTGTTCTTGGAA CTAACAACTCGACCGAGATTTTTGAATCTTTTGATAATCTGAACCCAGCTGCATTGATCGCCAACATTGATAATACCACCGTGTGCGGGAGAGACCCAATTATGGGCACTATAGTATCTGACTCGGCTCCTTATCTCTACCCCTTCATCATCGAGTATTCGCTCATCGGAGCCGCCGTGATCTACGTCATGTGGAAGCATATTGGTCGCTATCCCAG TGTGGCCAACGATGAAGATCTGGAAAGACGTCTGGAGGCTGTTCTCTCCCGCAGGGCGGCAGCACTAGCGGCGGCTCAGCGCGGCAATCGGGTGGACTGCGCTGGCGCATCCAAAGGCCTCTTCTGTGGACTCTTGCTTCTGGTCGCCTCGTTGATCTGCTTGATCCTCTTCTTCGTCCTTATCAGACACCAAGATTTGAAACGCCTCTCGATTTACTTGGCAGATGTATCGCACTGTGCTCTGATGATTCTATCAATATTGGCGATTCTGATTGGATTTATACG TGGTCGTGTATTGAAATGGAGCTCTAGTCCCCCCTCCTGTACCGAGCCTCTTCGCAGGGTGCAATCTCTGAAGTTCCGTTCGGAGGAGCAGTCGGATCTGAATGACATTCTGCTGCGCGTGTCGGCCTTCGGACTCTTCGTGTACGCTGTCTTTAGCGTGATCGCTGGTGGAATGGGCGCCTTCACTCATGAACCGAACCTGCTCGTTATGATCACTGGATGTCTGAGCGTGCTTCAG GTGGTCCTTCAACTGCTGTTCATCGCTGACGTATCCCGGCGTCGTGTCCACCTCCCGGAGCAAGAGCGCAGCAAGCCCGCTCGCCAGGCCGTTACCTTCCTCCTCATCTGCAATGTTACTATGTGGCTCATCTACACCTTCGAGGCACAAAAAGTTCTCGCTAACCCT GTGCAACTGGACTTCTACGGCTTCGTCGCCTGGTCTCTCGTTCAGCGCTTCACTCTGCCACTTTGCATTTTCCATCGCTTCCACTCAGCTGTGACCCTAGCTGAAATATGGAAGACCAGCTACAAAGCGCGTCTGGAGTGA
- the LOC135073331 gene encoding uncharacterized protein LOC135073331 isoform X1, translated as MQRCPYIHEMKERLLGAPVEGADPRPSDPREVPDPRDGPYLRDGPYPREPLRDLADSQVGTIVKLNSDGYGSHTSPARAPLVTDECDAPADEMDALSPTDAVLRYRACCQPDTTPKNAKTSLFIISSFIYAKLLVVVCIAYVISDVITHNLPLYYYEGFFTYLYGMSILFLLYVFCFLLQESACCSGSPPKPKPPPKEKKPKKEKENKTKDKEGKEAKDAKEGKDGKKDAKKDGKKKDKEKEKDAGKEKPTKESKKQSQFQEVYPRKMRDKVRQQQLQIQMAQLYATEQQQDIVELEAGPVARPIRRRKTSQNDHSHGSFFLRIGAIAFGLGTMIYNGLEFGTFFELPQVSPCYLILKGINPVLQMVFTFMQMYFIFMNSRLNIHRFKVIARFGLMHVVATNICVWIRTLVLESLKEITDYHVKNPLGVPGEGVLGKVIRKHTLRHSGKVYGITTAATTAASTVMSTVKSAGEQILNVVTSTTAEPTTTSTMSTTTTTPSPYFNMGGGFGTKSKIIDTIKSTIGYNNGMGFPRESKDAWPNDNPFTTTSTVATPLTTEGDKVSQNPTAMLEVFQWLSSTFKPIVSTMSTPSTGSYVTDNDEWANSVETYRVDEPPHVPANNSTEIFESFDNLNPAALIANIDNTTVCGRDPIMGTIVSDSAPYLYPFIIEYSLIGAAVIYVMWKHIGRYPSVANDEDLERRLEAVLSRRAAALAAAQRGNRVDCAGASKGLFCGLLLLVASLICLILFFVLIRHQDLKRLSIYLADVSHCALMILSILAILIGFIRGRVLKWSSSPPSCTEPLRRVQSLKFRSEEQSDLNDILLRVSAFGLFVYAVFSVIAGGMGAFTHEPNLLVMITGCLSVLQVVLQLLFIADVSRRRVHLPEQERSKPARQAVTFLLICNVTMWLIYTFEAQKVLANPVQLDFYGFVAWSLVQRFTLPLCIFHRFHSAVTLAEIWKTSYKARLE; from the exons ATGCAGCGTTGCCCCTACATCCACGAGATGAAGGAGCGACTGCTGGGCGCGCCGGTGGAAGGAGCTGACCCGCGGCCGTCGGACCCGCGAGAGGTGCCCGACCCACGAGACGGGCCGTATCTACGAGACGGGCCATACCCAAGAGAACCATTACGCGACCTCGCGGATTCGCAGGTCGGCACTATCGTCAAA CTGAATTCCGACGGGTATGGGTCGCATACGtcgccggcgcgcgcgccgctcgtCACGGACGAGTGCGATGCGCCGGCCGACGAGATGGACGCCCTGAGTCCCACCGATGCGGTGCTGAGGTACCGGGCTTGCTGCCAACCTGACACGACCCCTAAGAACGCCAA AACGTCGCTGTTCATCATATCGAGTTTCATCTACGCGAAGCTTTTAGTAGTGGTATGCATTGCTTACGTCATCAGCGACGTCATCACACACAACCTGCCCCTGTACTACTACGAAGGCTTCTTCACCTACCTGTATGGCATGAGCATATTGTTTTTGTTGTACGTCTTCTGCTTCCTGCTTCAAG AAAGTGCATGCTGCAGCGGTAGTCCACCAAAACCCAAGCCACCGCCGAAAGAGAAGAAACCCAAGAAGGAAAAGGAAAATAAAACCAAAGACAAAGAAGGGAAAGAAGCTAAAGATGCAAAGGAAGGAAAGGATGGCAAGAAGGACGCGAAAAAAGATGGCAAGAAAAAAGATAAGGAAAAGGAAAAAGACGCTGGCAAAGAAAAACCTACCAAAGAATCGAAGAAGCAGAGCCAGTTTCAG GAGGTGTATCCCCGTAAGATGCGTGATAAAGTTCGTCAACAGCAATTGCAAATACAAATGGCGCAATTATATGCGACCGAACAG CAACAAGACATCGTGGAGTTGGAGGCTGGACCAGTTGCTAGACCAATCCGAAGACGGAAGACTTCGCAAAATGACCACAGCCATGGAAGTTTCTTCCTTAGAATTGGAGCTATCG CTTTCGGCCTGGGTACTATGATTTATAATGGTTTGGAGTTCGGAACATTCTTCGAGCTACCACAGGTGTCTCCCTGCTATCTTATTTTGAAAGGCATCAATCCTGTCTTGCAGATGGTCTTTACTTTCATgcaaatgtatttcattttcatgaaTTCTCGA CTGAACATCCACCGTTTCAAAGTGATTGCTCGGTTCGGTCTGATGCACGTCGTTGCTACTAACATCTGTGTTTGGATTAGAACATTGGTTCTTGAATCCCTGAAGGAGATCACAGACTACCACGTGAAAAATCCTCTGGGTGTCCCAGGCGAAGGTGTTCTTGGAA AAGTCATCCGCAAGCATACTCTCAGGCACTCTGGTAAAGTTTACGGTATCACTACAGCAGCGACTACGGCCGCTTCCACAGTAATGAGTACCGTGAAATCTGCTGGTGAGCAAATCCTGAACGTTGTAACATCCACAACTGCTGAGCCTACCACTACGTCAACAATGTCCACCACAA CGACTACTCCTTCACCGTACTTTAATATGGGTGGTGGGTTCGGTACTAAATCGAAAATAATCGACACTATAAAAAGTACTATCGGTTACAACAATGGGATGGGATTCCCTCGCGAATCCAAAGATGCGTGGCCAAACGATAATCCTTTCACTACTACCTCCACTGTAGCCACACCATTAACAACTGAGGGTGATAAAGTGTCTCAAAATCCGACAGCCATGCTGGAGGTTTTCCAGTGGCTTTCTTCTACTTTCAAACCGATTGTAAGCACCATGTCAACACCCTCTACTGGATCCTACGTAACTGATAATGATGAATGGGCCAATAGTGTCGAAACGTATCGCGTAGATGAACCACCACACGTGCCAG CTAACAACTCGACCGAGATTTTTGAATCTTTTGATAATCTGAACCCAGCTGCATTGATCGCCAACATTGATAATACCACCGTGTGCGGGAGAGACCCAATTATGGGCACTATAGTATCTGACTCGGCTCCTTATCTCTACCCCTTCATCATCGAGTATTCGCTCATCGGAGCCGCCGTGATCTACGTCATGTGGAAGCATATTGGTCGCTATCCCAG TGTGGCCAACGATGAAGATCTGGAAAGACGTCTGGAGGCTGTTCTCTCCCGCAGGGCGGCAGCACTAGCGGCGGCTCAGCGCGGCAATCGGGTGGACTGCGCTGGCGCATCCAAAGGCCTCTTCTGTGGACTCTTGCTTCTGGTCGCCTCGTTGATCTGCTTGATCCTCTTCTTCGTCCTTATCAGACACCAAGATTTGAAACGCCTCTCGATTTACTTGGCAGATGTATCGCACTGTGCTCTGATGATTCTATCAATATTGGCGATTCTGATTGGATTTATACG TGGTCGTGTATTGAAATGGAGCTCTAGTCCCCCCTCCTGTACCGAGCCTCTTCGCAGGGTGCAATCTCTGAAGTTCCGTTCGGAGGAGCAGTCGGATCTGAATGACATTCTGCTGCGCGTGTCGGCCTTCGGACTCTTCGTGTACGCTGTCTTTAGCGTGATCGCTGGTGGAATGGGCGCCTTCACTCATGAACCGAACCTGCTCGTTATGATCACTGGATGTCTGAGCGTGCTTCAG GTGGTCCTTCAACTGCTGTTCATCGCTGACGTATCCCGGCGTCGTGTCCACCTCCCGGAGCAAGAGCGCAGCAAGCCCGCTCGCCAGGCCGTTACCTTCCTCCTCATCTGCAATGTTACTATGTGGCTCATCTACACCTTCGAGGCACAAAAAGTTCTCGCTAACCCT GTGCAACTGGACTTCTACGGCTTCGTCGCCTGGTCTCTCGTTCAGCGCTTCACTCTGCCACTTTGCATTTTCCATCGCTTCCACTCAGCTGTGACCCTAGCTGAAATATGGAAGACCAGCTACAAAGCGCGTCTGGAGTGA